From one Marmota flaviventris isolate mMarFla1 chromosome 1, mMarFla1.hap1, whole genome shotgun sequence genomic stretch:
- the LOC114107701 gene encoding olfactory receptor 7A17-like, whose translation MGPENDTQLSEFLLLGFSEDPELQPLIFGLFLSMYLVTVLGNLLIILVTISDSHLHTPMYFFLSNLSFSDICFTSTIIPKMLVNIQTQSKAITYAGCITQIYFFTLFVVLDNFLLAVMAYDRFVAICHPLNYTVIMNPHLCGLLVLASWIMSALNSLLQSLMVLRLSFCSNLEIPHFFCEIIQVVHLACSDTFLNDLVMYLAAVLLAGCAFAGILYSYSKIVSSIRAISSAQGKYRAFSTCASHLSVVSLFYGTGLGVYLSSTVTQNSHSNAAASVMYSVVTPMLNPFIYSLRNKDIKSALMRLIERVTIKGTFGPGLDKCP comes from the coding sequence ATGGGTCCAGAGAATGACACACAACTTTCAGAATTCCTTCTGCTGGGATTTTCAGAGGACCCAGAACTGCAGCCCCTCATCTTTGGCCTTTTCCtctccatgtacctggtcactgtgctggggaacctgctcatcatcctggtcACCATCTCAGACTCCCACCTGCacacgcccatgtacttcttcctctccaatctGTCCTTTTCTGACATCTGcttcacctccaccatcatccccaagatgctggtgaacatccagACACAGAGCAAGGCCATTACCTACGCAGGTTGCATcactcagatttatttttttacattatttgtaGTGTTGGACAACTTCCTCCTggctgtgatggcctatgaccgctttgtggccatctgtcaccccctgAACTACACAGTTATCATGAACCCCCATCTCTGTGGCTTGCTGGTGCTGGCATCCTGGATCATGAGTGCCCTGAATTCCTTATTACAAAGCTTGATGGTGTTGCGGTTGTCCTTTTGTTCAAACTTGGAAATCCCCCACTTTTTCTGTGAAATTATCCAGGTGGTCCACCTTGCCTGCTCTGACACCTTTCTTAATGATCTGGTGATGTACCTGGCAGCTGTGCTGCTGGCTGGCTGTGCCTTTGCCGGTATCCTTTACTCTTACTCCAAGATAGTGTCCTCCATCCGTGCAATCTCATCAGCTCAGGGCAAGTACagagccttctccacctgtgcatCTCACCTCTCTGTGGTCTCCTTATTCTATGGCACAGGCCTTGGTGTGTATCTTAGCTCTACTGTCACACAAAACTCACACTCCAATGCAGCAGCATCCGTGATGTACAGTGTGGTCACCCCCATgttgaaccccttcatctacagttTGAGGAATAAAGACATCAAGAGCGCTCTGATGAGACTCATTGAAAGGGTGACAATAAAAGGGACATTTGGCCCAGGGCTGGACAAATGCCCATAG